A stretch of Henckelia pumila isolate YLH828 chromosome 4, ASM3356847v2, whole genome shotgun sequence DNA encodes these proteins:
- the LOC140861930 gene encoding protein FAR1-RELATED SEQUENCE 5-like, producing the protein MWLFDTFAKTMHGKMPVTILTDQDAAMAKALGEKWPSTYHRLCIWHIYQNAAIHLSHVFSSSKYFAKDFSSCIYNLEEEDDFLTAWQELLNKYDLQGNQWMDRMFKIKEKWSLVYGRQIFCADMTTTQRSESMNSVLKKYVNHKHDLLEFFKRFRRLINDRRYEELKADLRSKHSTPVVSFPVEILKHAVSVYTHEIFQLFQNELSKAHDSKSEVVSESETVSQYKITPFNKQYKHTVIYDSSDDKVSCSCKKFEFAGILCSHALKVLTFKNVVRIPESYVKKRWTKQAKKWVAETYEMIEESLDDIKEEDEKVKIGVRYKELCRVHNQLVTRAALTEETYEIVRGLMHKGI; encoded by the coding sequence ATGTGGCTTTTTGATACATTTGCTAAAACTATGCATGGAAAGATGCCAGTAACTATCCTGACTGATCAAGATGCAGCAATGGCAAAAGCTTTAGGAGAAAAATGGCCTAGTACATATCATCGTTTGTGCATTTGGCACATTTATCAAAATGCGGCCATACATCTTAGTCATGTATTCTCAAGTTCCAAATATTTTGCAAAAGATTTTAGTTCTTGCATATATAATTTAGAAGAGGAAGATGACTTTTTAACAGCTTGGCAAGAACTATTGAACAAGTATGATCTTCAGGGTAATCAATGGATGGATAGGATGTTTAAAATTAAGGAAAAATGGTCGCTTGTGTATGGAAGACAGATATTTTGTGCGGATATGACTACTACTCAACGAAGTGAGAGCATGAAtagtgttttaaaaaaatatgttaatCATAAGCATGATTTGTTAGAGTTTTTCAAACGTTTTAGAAGATTAATTAATGATCGTCGTTATGAAGAACTGAAAGCTGATTTGAGGTCAAAACATAGTACTCCTGTGGTATCTTTTCCTGTTGAAATTCTTAAGCATGCAGTAAGTGTTTATACGCATGAAATTTTTCAATTATTTCAGAATGAGTTGAGCAAGGCACATGATTCAAAGTCAGAAGTTGTTTCTGAATCAGAAACTGTATCTCAATATAAGATCACACCTTTTAATAAGCAGTACAAGCATACTGTTATATATGATTCTTCTGATGATAAGGTTTCTTGTAGTTGCAAAAAATTTGAGTTTGCAGGAATTCTATGTTCACATGCTCTCAAAGTGCTTACTTTTAAAAATGTTGTGAGAATTCCTGAGTCATATGTTAAAAAAAGGTGGACTAAACAGGCAAAAAAATGGGTTGCTGAAACTTATGAAATGATAGAGGAATCTTTGGATGATATAAAGGAAGAAGATGAAAAGGTAAAGATTGGGGTGCGCTATAAGGAGCTATGTCGGGTGCATAATCAATTGGTGACCCGTGCTGCATTGACAGAAGAGACATATGAGATTGTAAGAGGTCTTATGCATAAGGGAATTTAG
- the LOC140861931 gene encoding protein FAR1-RELATED SEQUENCE 5-like produces MKFESEKAAYNFYNDYARVVGFSIRRRNCHKDNDGNILDRTFCCSCQGVREKDKRDPCIKSHRPEIRTECCAEMKVNAREGGKFKVVSFTAAHNGHNLVSPNKSHRLRSQRKISTGQAMQISNIDKSGIPPKAGMNYMVSQVGGRENVGFILEDYKNYLRSQRTMNIKKGDTGGALEYLQQMQSDDPNFFYAIQVDSGDLITNIFWEDGQMVADYEYFGDVLCFDTTYRKNKEGRPFALFVGVNHHKQTVIFGAALLYE; encoded by the coding sequence ATGAAATTTGAAAGTGAAAAAGCAGCATATAACTTTTACAATGACTACGCAAGGGTTGTCGGTTTTAGCATTAGAAGACGCAATTGTCATAAGGATAATGATGGGAATATTCTAGATAGAACATTTTGCTGTTCGTGTCAAGGTGTGAGAGAAAAAGATAAACGAGATCCATGTATCAAATCTCATCGCCCTGAAATAAGAACTGAATGTTGCGCAGAAATGAAAGTTAATGCTCGTGAGGGAGGAAAATTTAAAGTTGTTAGTTTTACTGCTGCTCATAATGGACATAACTTGGTTAGTCCAAATAAATCTCACAGATTAAGATCTCAAAGAAAAATCAGTACTGGACAAGCGATGCAAATATCCAATATTGATAAATCGGGGATACCACCAAAAGCGGGTATGAACTATATGGTTAGTCAAGTTGGTGGACGTGAAAATGTTGGATTTATTCTTGAAGATTATAAGAATTATTTGCGTTCCCAAAGAACAATGAATATTAAAAAAGGAGATACTGGAGGGGCACTTGAATATTTGCAGCAAATGCAATCGGATGATCCAAACTTTTTTTATGCAATTCAAGTTGACAGTGGTGATTTAATAACTAATATATTCTGGGAAGATGGACAAATGGTAGCTGATTACGAGTATTTTGGAGATGTGTTATGTTTTGACACGACATATAGGAAAAATAAAGAAGGCAGACCATTTGCACTTTTTGTCGGTGTCAATCATCACAAGCAAACTGTTATCTTTGGTGCTGCCTTATTATATGAATAA
- the LOC140865358 gene encoding serpin-ZX-like: MDLRQSILDQTDVSLALAKHIISAQANNANVVFSPPSIHVILGLIAAGSSGPTRDQLLGFLKIKSAEDLNSLSAQLVSLVFADGWPLAGPRLSFANSVWVEQNLDFKPGFKKIVDTVYRATCSRVDFQTKADEARNEVNAWASKETNGLIKEILPPKSVDSSARLIFANAVYFKGAWNERFDASSTKEDEFFLLNGDSVQAPFMTSKKKQYIGEFDGFKVLALPYQQGEDKRRFSMYFFLPNAKDGLPSLVEEFGSTFGFIEQHLPCERVEVGEFRIPKFKITFGFEASKLFKGQGLVLPFIGGGLTEMVDDSFVGQDLFVSSVFHKSFIEVNEEGTEAAAVSACVVARKCLMININELEFVANHPFLFVIREDMTGVVLFIGQVLNPLG, translated from the exons ATGGATCTGAGACAGTCAATTCTCGACCAAACCGACGTTTCCTTGGCTCTTGCAAAACACATCATCTCGGCCCAAGCCAACAACGCCAACGTTGTATTCTCTCCGCCGTCTATTCATGTGATTTTGGGCTTGATTGCTGCCGGGTCGAGTGGGCCGACCAGAGATCAATTACTGGGCTTTCTCAAGATAAAATCAGCGGAAGACCTGAATTCCCTGTCGGCGCAGCTTGTGAGTCTTGTGTTCGCCGATGGCTGGCCTCTTGCTGGGCCCCGTTTGTCTTTTGCTAACAGTGTATGGGTTGAACAGAACCTTGACTTCAAGCCCGGTTTCAAGAAGATTGTTGATACTGTTTACCGGGCTACTTGTAGCCGTGTTGATTTCCAGACCAAG GCTGACGAGGCAAGGAACGAGGTGAATGCATGGGCCAGCAAGGAAACAAATGGCCTAATAAAAGAAATTCTCCCACCTAAGTCAGTTGATAGTTCCGCAAGGCTCATATTTGCAAATGCAGTGTACTTTAAAGGAGCCTGGAATGAAAGATTTGATGCATCAAGCACCAAAGAAGACGAGTTTTTCCTCTTAAACGGCGACTCGGTTCAGGCGCCATTCATGACCAGCAAGAAGAAGCAATATATAGGCGAGTTTGATGGTTTTAAAGTATTGGCACTACCATACCAACAAGGTGAAGATAAACGTAGATTCTCCATGTATTTCTTTCTTCCAAACGCCAAAGATGGGCTTCCCTCTTTGGTAGAGGAATTTGGCTCTACATTTGGATTCATAGAACAACACCTCCCCTGTGAACGAGTAGAAGTTGGTGAGTTCCGCATTCCTAAATTCAAAATAACATTTGGGTTCGAAGCATCTAAACTTTTCAAAGGACAAGGGCTCGTGTTACCCTTTATTGGTGGTGGTCTCACCGAGATGGTGGACGACTCCTTCGTTGGCCAGGATCTTTTCGTTTCAAGCGTCTTCCACAAGTCATTTATCGAGGTGAATGAGGAAGGGACAGAAGCTGCCGCTGTTTCTGCTTGTGTCGTTGCACGAAAGTGTCTGATGATTAATATTAATGAGTTGGAGTTTGTGGCTAACCATCCATTCTTGTTTGTTATAAGGGAAGATATGACGGGAGTGGTGTTGTTTATCGGCCAAGTTCTGAATCCTTTAGGTTGA